A window from Falco naumanni isolate bFalNau1 chromosome 3, bFalNau1.pat, whole genome shotgun sequence encodes these proteins:
- the AQP4 gene encoding aquaporin-4 isoform X4, producing MIANDPRPGLRRQFPESPAAGRSSSKCGRLCKCESIMVAFKGVWTQPFWKAVSAEFLAMLIFVLLSLGSTINWGGAEKPLPVDMVLISLCFGLSIATMVQCFGHISGGHINPAVTVAMVCTRKISLAKSVFYILAQCLGAIVGAGILYLVTPPSVVGGLGVTAVHGDLSAGHGLLVELIITFQLVFTIFASCDSKRSDVTGSVALAIGFSVAIGHLFAINYTGASMNPARSFGPAVIMGRWENQWVYWVGPIIGAVLAGALYEYVYCPDVELKRRFKDVFSKATQPSKGKYIEVDDNRSHVETDDLILKSGIVHVIDIDRGEDKKGRDPSSEVLSSV from the exons ATGATCGCAAATGACCCGCGGCCGGGGCTCCGGCGGCAGTTCCCCGAGTCCCCTGCGGCCGGCCGGAGCAGCAG taagTGTGGACGTCTGTGTAAGTGTGAGAGCATCATGGTAGCGTTCAAAGGAGTCTGGACTCAGCCCTTCTGGAAAGCTGTTTCAGCAGAATTTTTGGCCATGCTCATTTTTGTACTCCTCAGCCTGGGCTCCACAATCAACTGGGGTGGAGCAGAGAAGCCCCTGCCTGTAGACATGGTGCTTATCTCCCTCTGCTTTGGACTCAGCATTGCAACCATGGTGCAGTGCTTTGGACACATCAGCGGAGGCCACATTAACCCTGCTGTGACCGTGGCAATGGTCTGCACAAGGAAGATCAGCCTCGCCAAGTCTGTCTTCTACATTCTTGCGCAGTGCCTGGGAGCCATCGTGGGCGCAGGCATCCTTTACCTCGTCACACCACCGAGCGTCGTAGGAGGCCTGGGAGTCACTGCG gTACACGGAGATCTTTCCGCTGGCCATGGACTCCTGGTGGAGTTGATAATTACATTCCAGCTGGTTTTTACTATTTTTGCCAGCTGTGATTCAAAACGAAGTGATGTCACTGGTTCAGTAGCTTTAGCAATTGGATTTTCTGTTGCAATTGGGCATTTATTTGCT ATCAATTACACTGGTGCCAGTATGAACCCTGCTCGATCATTTGGACCTGCTGTCATCATGGGGAGATGGGAAAACCAATGG GTATATTGGGTGGGACCAATAATAGGAGCAGTCCTTGCTGGTGCTCTTTATGAGTATGTCTATTGCCCAGACGTTGAACTCAAACGCCGTTTTAAAGATGTCTTCAGTAAGGCTACGCAGCCGTCCAAAGGGAAGTACATTGAGGTGGACGATAACAGGAGCCACGTGGAGACCGATGACCTGATCCTGAAATCTGGCATAGTTCATGTGATTGATATCGACAGGGGTGAGGACAAGAAGGGAAGAGATCCATCCAGCGAGGTGTTGTCTTCTGTATGA
- the AQP4 gene encoding aquaporin-4 isoform X1 — MTRGRGSGGSSPSPLRPAGAAGRGRRAGGRWPAAGPGAAPPPPPAPPGPPRAAPLTRARRAGMSDGAAAPRRGKCGRLCKCESIMVAFKGVWTQPFWKAVSAEFLAMLIFVLLSLGSTINWGGAEKPLPVDMVLISLCFGLSIATMVQCFGHISGGHINPAVTVAMVCTRKISLAKSVFYILAQCLGAIVGAGILYLVTPPSVVGGLGVTAVHGDLSAGHGLLVELIITFQLVFTIFASCDSKRSDVTGSVALAIGFSVAIGHLFAINYTGASMNPARSFGPAVIMGRWENQWVYWVGPIIGAVLAGALYEYVYCPDVELKRRFKDVFSKATQPSKGKYIEVDDNRSHVETDDLILKSGIVHVIDIDRGEDKKGRDPSSEVLSSV; from the exons ATGACCCGCGGCCGGGGCTCCGGCGGCAGTTCCCCGAGTCCCCTGCGGCCGGCCGGAGCAGCAGGTAGGGGacggcgggcgggcgggcgctggCCAGCCGCCGGGCCGGGAGCCGCgccaccccccccgcccgcgccccccggcccaCCCCGGGCCGCGCCGCTCACCCGCGCCCGCCGGGCAGGCATGAGCGACGGAGCGGCCGCTCCGCGCCGCGG taagTGTGGACGTCTGTGTAAGTGTGAGAGCATCATGGTAGCGTTCAAAGGAGTCTGGACTCAGCCCTTCTGGAAAGCTGTTTCAGCAGAATTTTTGGCCATGCTCATTTTTGTACTCCTCAGCCTGGGCTCCACAATCAACTGGGGTGGAGCAGAGAAGCCCCTGCCTGTAGACATGGTGCTTATCTCCCTCTGCTTTGGACTCAGCATTGCAACCATGGTGCAGTGCTTTGGACACATCAGCGGAGGCCACATTAACCCTGCTGTGACCGTGGCAATGGTCTGCACAAGGAAGATCAGCCTCGCCAAGTCTGTCTTCTACATTCTTGCGCAGTGCCTGGGAGCCATCGTGGGCGCAGGCATCCTTTACCTCGTCACACCACCGAGCGTCGTAGGAGGCCTGGGAGTCACTGCG gTACACGGAGATCTTTCCGCTGGCCATGGACTCCTGGTGGAGTTGATAATTACATTCCAGCTGGTTTTTACTATTTTTGCCAGCTGTGATTCAAAACGAAGTGATGTCACTGGTTCAGTAGCTTTAGCAATTGGATTTTCTGTTGCAATTGGGCATTTATTTGCT ATCAATTACACTGGTGCCAGTATGAACCCTGCTCGATCATTTGGACCTGCTGTCATCATGGGGAGATGGGAAAACCAATGG GTATATTGGGTGGGACCAATAATAGGAGCAGTCCTTGCTGGTGCTCTTTATGAGTATGTCTATTGCCCAGACGTTGAACTCAAACGCCGTTTTAAAGATGTCTTCAGTAAGGCTACGCAGCCGTCCAAAGGGAAGTACATTGAGGTGGACGATAACAGGAGCCACGTGGAGACCGATGACCTGATCCTGAAATCTGGCATAGTTCATGTGATTGATATCGACAGGGGTGAGGACAAGAAGGGAAGAGATCCATCCAGCGAGGTGTTGTCTTCTGTATGA
- the AQP4 gene encoding aquaporin-4 isoform X3 yields MTRGRGSGGSSPSPLRPAGAAGRGRRAGGRWPAAGPGAAPPPPPAPPGPPRAAPLTRARRAGMSDGAAAPRRGKCGRLCKCESIMVAFKGVWTQPFWKAVSAEFLAMLIFVLLSLGSTINWGGAEKPLPVDMVLISLCFGLSIATMVQCFGHISGGHINPAVTVAMVCTRKISLAKSVFYILAQCLGAIVGAGILYLVTPPSVVGGLGVTAINYTGASMNPARSFGPAVIMGRWENQWVYWVGPIIGAVLAGALYEYVYCPDVELKRRFKDVFSKATQPSKGKYIEVDDNRSHVETDDLILKSGIVHVIDIDRGEDKKGRDPSSEVLSSV; encoded by the exons ATGACCCGCGGCCGGGGCTCCGGCGGCAGTTCCCCGAGTCCCCTGCGGCCGGCCGGAGCAGCAGGTAGGGGacggcgggcgggcgggcgctggCCAGCCGCCGGGCCGGGAGCCGCgccaccccccccgcccgcgccccccggcccaCCCCGGGCCGCGCCGCTCACCCGCGCCCGCCGGGCAGGCATGAGCGACGGAGCGGCCGCTCCGCGCCGCGG taagTGTGGACGTCTGTGTAAGTGTGAGAGCATCATGGTAGCGTTCAAAGGAGTCTGGACTCAGCCCTTCTGGAAAGCTGTTTCAGCAGAATTTTTGGCCATGCTCATTTTTGTACTCCTCAGCCTGGGCTCCACAATCAACTGGGGTGGAGCAGAGAAGCCCCTGCCTGTAGACATGGTGCTTATCTCCCTCTGCTTTGGACTCAGCATTGCAACCATGGTGCAGTGCTTTGGACACATCAGCGGAGGCCACATTAACCCTGCTGTGACCGTGGCAATGGTCTGCACAAGGAAGATCAGCCTCGCCAAGTCTGTCTTCTACATTCTTGCGCAGTGCCTGGGAGCCATCGTGGGCGCAGGCATCCTTTACCTCGTCACACCACCGAGCGTCGTAGGAGGCCTGGGAGTCACTGCG ATCAATTACACTGGTGCCAGTATGAACCCTGCTCGATCATTTGGACCTGCTGTCATCATGGGGAGATGGGAAAACCAATGG GTATATTGGGTGGGACCAATAATAGGAGCAGTCCTTGCTGGTGCTCTTTATGAGTATGTCTATTGCCCAGACGTTGAACTCAAACGCCGTTTTAAAGATGTCTTCAGTAAGGCTACGCAGCCGTCCAAAGGGAAGTACATTGAGGTGGACGATAACAGGAGCCACGTGGAGACCGATGACCTGATCCTGAAATCTGGCATAGTTCATGTGATTGATATCGACAGGGGTGAGGACAAGAAGGGAAGAGATCCATCCAGCGAGGTGTTGTCTTCTGTATGA
- the AQP4 gene encoding aquaporin-4 isoform X2, protein MTRGRGSGGSSPSPLRPAGAAGRGRRAGGRWPAAGPGAAPPPPPAPPGPPRAAPLTRARRAGMSDGAAAPRRGKCGRLCKCESIMVAFKGVWTQPFWKAVSAEFLAMLIFVLLSLGSTINWGGAEKPLPVDMVLISLCFGLSIATMVQCFGHISGGHINPAVTVAMVCTRKISLAKSVFYILAQCLGAIVGAGILYLVTPPSVVGGLGVTAVHGDLSAGHGLLVELIITFQLVFTIFASCDSKRSDVTGSVALAIGFSVAIGHLFAVYWVGPIIGAVLAGALYEYVYCPDVELKRRFKDVFSKATQPSKGKYIEVDDNRSHVETDDLILKSGIVHVIDIDRGEDKKGRDPSSEVLSSV, encoded by the exons ATGACCCGCGGCCGGGGCTCCGGCGGCAGTTCCCCGAGTCCCCTGCGGCCGGCCGGAGCAGCAGGTAGGGGacggcgggcgggcgggcgctggCCAGCCGCCGGGCCGGGAGCCGCgccaccccccccgcccgcgccccccggcccaCCCCGGGCCGCGCCGCTCACCCGCGCCCGCCGGGCAGGCATGAGCGACGGAGCGGCCGCTCCGCGCCGCGG taagTGTGGACGTCTGTGTAAGTGTGAGAGCATCATGGTAGCGTTCAAAGGAGTCTGGACTCAGCCCTTCTGGAAAGCTGTTTCAGCAGAATTTTTGGCCATGCTCATTTTTGTACTCCTCAGCCTGGGCTCCACAATCAACTGGGGTGGAGCAGAGAAGCCCCTGCCTGTAGACATGGTGCTTATCTCCCTCTGCTTTGGACTCAGCATTGCAACCATGGTGCAGTGCTTTGGACACATCAGCGGAGGCCACATTAACCCTGCTGTGACCGTGGCAATGGTCTGCACAAGGAAGATCAGCCTCGCCAAGTCTGTCTTCTACATTCTTGCGCAGTGCCTGGGAGCCATCGTGGGCGCAGGCATCCTTTACCTCGTCACACCACCGAGCGTCGTAGGAGGCCTGGGAGTCACTGCG gTACACGGAGATCTTTCCGCTGGCCATGGACTCCTGGTGGAGTTGATAATTACATTCCAGCTGGTTTTTACTATTTTTGCCAGCTGTGATTCAAAACGAAGTGATGTCACTGGTTCAGTAGCTTTAGCAATTGGATTTTCTGTTGCAATTGGGCATTTATTTGCT GTATATTGGGTGGGACCAATAATAGGAGCAGTCCTTGCTGGTGCTCTTTATGAGTATGTCTATTGCCCAGACGTTGAACTCAAACGCCGTTTTAAAGATGTCTTCAGTAAGGCTACGCAGCCGTCCAAAGGGAAGTACATTGAGGTGGACGATAACAGGAGCCACGTGGAGACCGATGACCTGATCCTGAAATCTGGCATAGTTCATGTGATTGATATCGACAGGGGTGAGGACAAGAAGGGAAGAGATCCATCCAGCGAGGTGTTGTCTTCTGTATGA